From the Sebastes umbrosus isolate fSebUmb1 chromosome 2, fSebUmb1.pri, whole genome shotgun sequence genome, one window contains:
- the irx3a gene encoding iroquois-class homeodomain protein IRX-3a isoform X2: MSFPQLGYQYIRPIYPPERQGIASNARAGAELSPSGALSNVLSTMYGSPFAAAAQGYGAFLPYSNDISIFNQLGAQYELKDSPGVQHPGFAHHHPAFYPYGQYQFGDPSRPKNATRESTSTLKAWLSEHRKNPYPTKGEKIMLAIITKMTLTQVSTWFANARRRLKKENKMTWAPRNRTDEEGNVYEGEEEDEERDKREDEEEIDLENIDTENIENKDDLDDQDDLHSDIKLDGRSDSEISDGYEDLQDQRFLKVVSKEGKGESERVGEHFHTPHHHHLHHSLDTKPSQVNPVSVSSPPSENNPAPAPQKPKIWSLAETATAPDNPRKSPHMNGSSSGGGGHSAGTAAAHQQTQLIAAPHRLISSSCPVGKIQNWTNRAFSAHQLALLNSNHYLGLANHQATAVTGLALYSSSRQQDNKSHSSETSVTGLN, translated from the exons ATGTCTTTCCCTCAGCTGGGATATCAGTACATCCGACCGATATACCCTCCGGAGCGCCAGGGGATCGCCAGCAATGCCCGGGCCGGAGCAGAGCTCAGTCCGTCCGGCGCGCTCTCCAACGTCCTCTCCACTATGTATGGATCTCCTTTCGCCGCAGCAGCGCAGGGCTATGGAGCGTTTCTGCCCTACTCAAACGATATATCCATTTTCAATCAATTG GGTGCTCAGTATGAACTGAAAGACAGTCCCGGTGTCCAGCACCCAGGTTTCGCCCACCATCACCCTGCTTTTTACCCATATGGCCAATACCAGTTCGGTGACCCGTCCAGACCCAAAAACGCCACCAGGGAGAGCACCAGCACCCTGAAGGCCTGGCTCAGCGAGCACCGCAAGAACCCCTACCCGACCAAGGGCGAGAAGATCATGCTGGCCATCATCACCAAGATGACCCTCACCCAGGTGTCCACCTGGTTCGCCAACGCCAGGAGGAGGCTAAAGAAGGAGAACAAGATGACCTGGGCTCCTCGGAACCGCACCGACGAAGAGGGGAATGTGTAcgagggtgaggaggaggacgaggagagggACAAgagggaggacgaggaggagatcGACCTGGAGAACATCGACACGGAGAATATCGAGAACAAGGACGACTTGGACGACCAGGACGACCTGCATTCAGATATTAAACTAGACGGGAGGAGTGACTCGGAGATTTCGGACGGCTATGAGGATTTACAAGACCAGAGGTTTCTAAAAGTGGTGAGCAAAGAGGGCAAAGGAGAATCGGAGAGAGTTGGAGAGCACTTCCAcactcctcatcatcatcatctccatcacTCTTTGGACACCAAACCGTCCCAAGTAAACCCGGTGTCCGTGAGCTCGCCTCCCTCAGAGAACAACCCTGCACCTGCACCACAAAAGCCAAAGATCTGGTCTTTGGCAGAGACAGCCACTGCGCCAGACAATCCGCGCAAATCGCCGCACATGaacggcagcagcagcggcggcggcggtcaCTCTGCAGGGACGGCAGCCGCGCACCAGCAGACCCAATTAATCGCAGCTCCTCACAGActcatctcttcttcttgtCCAGTTGGGAAAATCCAGAACTGGACGAACCGAGCCTTCTCGGCCCATCAGCTGGCTTTACTGAACTCCAATCACTATCTGGGACTGGCAAACCATCAGGCCACTGCTGTCACCGGCCTGGCtctctacagcagcagcaggcaacAGGACAACAAGAGTCATAGTTCAGAGACTTCAGTCACAG GCCTCAACTAG
- the irx3a gene encoding iroquois-class homeodomain protein IRX-3a isoform X1 — protein MSFPQLGYQYIRPIYPPERQGIASNARAGAELSPSGALSNVLSTMYGSPFAAAAQGYGAFLPYSNDISIFNQLGAQYELKDSPGVQHPGFAHHHPAFYPYGQYQFGDPSRPKNATRESTSTLKAWLSEHRKNPYPTKGEKIMLAIITKMTLTQVSTWFANARRRLKKENKMTWAPRNRTDEEGNVYEGEEEDEERDKREDEEEIDLENIDTENIENKDDLDDQDDLHSDIKLDGRSDSEISDGYEDLQDQRFLKVVSKEGKGESERVGEHFHTPHHHHLHHSLDTKPSQVNPVSVSSPPSENNPAPAPQKPKIWSLAETATAPDNPRKSPHMNGSSSGGGGHSAGTAAAHQQTQLIAAPHRLISSSCPVGKIQNWTNRAFSAHQLALLNSNHYLGLANHQATAVTGLALYSSSRQQDNKSHSSETSVTGTCPRH, from the exons ATGTCTTTCCCTCAGCTGGGATATCAGTACATCCGACCGATATACCCTCCGGAGCGCCAGGGGATCGCCAGCAATGCCCGGGCCGGAGCAGAGCTCAGTCCGTCCGGCGCGCTCTCCAACGTCCTCTCCACTATGTATGGATCTCCTTTCGCCGCAGCAGCGCAGGGCTATGGAGCGTTTCTGCCCTACTCAAACGATATATCCATTTTCAATCAATTG GGTGCTCAGTATGAACTGAAAGACAGTCCCGGTGTCCAGCACCCAGGTTTCGCCCACCATCACCCTGCTTTTTACCCATATGGCCAATACCAGTTCGGTGACCCGTCCAGACCCAAAAACGCCACCAGGGAGAGCACCAGCACCCTGAAGGCCTGGCTCAGCGAGCACCGCAAGAACCCCTACCCGACCAAGGGCGAGAAGATCATGCTGGCCATCATCACCAAGATGACCCTCACCCAGGTGTCCACCTGGTTCGCCAACGCCAGGAGGAGGCTAAAGAAGGAGAACAAGATGACCTGGGCTCCTCGGAACCGCACCGACGAAGAGGGGAATGTGTAcgagggtgaggaggaggacgaggagagggACAAgagggaggacgaggaggagatcGACCTGGAGAACATCGACACGGAGAATATCGAGAACAAGGACGACTTGGACGACCAGGACGACCTGCATTCAGATATTAAACTAGACGGGAGGAGTGACTCGGAGATTTCGGACGGCTATGAGGATTTACAAGACCAGAGGTTTCTAAAAGTGGTGAGCAAAGAGGGCAAAGGAGAATCGGAGAGAGTTGGAGAGCACTTCCAcactcctcatcatcatcatctccatcacTCTTTGGACACCAAACCGTCCCAAGTAAACCCGGTGTCCGTGAGCTCGCCTCCCTCAGAGAACAACCCTGCACCTGCACCACAAAAGCCAAAGATCTGGTCTTTGGCAGAGACAGCCACTGCGCCAGACAATCCGCGCAAATCGCCGCACATGaacggcagcagcagcggcggcggcggtcaCTCTGCAGGGACGGCAGCCGCGCACCAGCAGACCCAATTAATCGCAGCTCCTCACAGActcatctcttcttcttgtCCAGTTGGGAAAATCCAGAACTGGACGAACCGAGCCTTCTCGGCCCATCAGCTGGCTTTACTGAACTCCAATCACTATCTGGGACTGGCAAACCATCAGGCCACTGCTGTCACCGGCCTGGCtctctacagcagcagcaggcaacAGGACAACAAGAGTCATAGTTCAGAGACTTCAGTCACAGGTACATGTCCCCGACACTGA